The following proteins are co-located in the Diaphorobacter sp. HDW4B genome:
- the radC gene encoding DNA repair protein RadC: MSHDLVSSLNSFVAVSSAASSLLVRDVAGSYRPAEPAKVLQAALRVLAGQLRGTELLSSPQAVRDFLRIQLGRLEHEVFAVIHLDAQHRVIEYVEMFRGTVSQTSVYPREVVKEALARNSAAIVLVHNHPSGFAEPSRADELLTQTLKSALSLVDVRVIDHLIVAGATILSFAERGLI, from the coding sequence GTGTCGCACGATCTTGTCTCTTCCCTCAATTCCTTCGTTGCCGTTTCCTCTGCTGCTTCTTCACTGCTCGTTCGTGATGTCGCTGGCAGCTACCGGCCAGCCGAACCGGCAAAGGTGCTGCAGGCTGCGCTACGGGTGCTGGCGGGCCAGTTGCGTGGTACCGAATTGTTGTCGTCTCCGCAAGCGGTACGCGATTTCCTGCGCATCCAACTGGGCAGGCTGGAGCATGAGGTGTTCGCGGTGATCCACCTGGATGCCCAACACCGGGTCATCGAGTACGTGGAGATGTTTCGCGGCACGGTGAGCCAGACGTCGGTATACCCGCGCGAGGTGGTCAAGGAGGCGCTGGCACGCAACTCTGCGGCCATCGTCCTGGTGCACAACCACCCTTCGGGCTTCGCCGAACCCTCACGGGCCGATGAGCTGCTGACCCAAACGCTCAAGAGCGCGCTGTCGCTGGTGGACGTACGGGTCATCGATCACCTGATCGTGGCCGGGGCAACCATCCTGTCCTTTGCCGAACGCGGGCTGATCTGA
- a CDS encoding DUF2958 domain-containing protein: MNALITDEQRVLLLANGRESLQNLDFDPKPVVKLFTPDAGATWLLTEIDPNDHVHAFGLCDLGLGAPELGWVSLQELMTVRGRLGLPVERDLHFRAEKRLSAYARDARLAGRIIV; the protein is encoded by the coding sequence ATGAACGCACTCATCACCGACGAGCAGCGCGTGCTGCTGCTGGCCAACGGCCGCGAATCCCTGCAGAACCTCGACTTCGACCCCAAGCCCGTGGTCAAGCTGTTCACGCCCGACGCCGGCGCGACCTGGCTGCTGACCGAGATTGACCCGAACGACCACGTCCATGCTTTCGGTCTGTGCGACCTGGGTCTGGGGGCGCCAGAGCTGGGCTGGGTCAGTCTTCAGGAACTGATGACGGTACGGGGTCGGCTCGGACTGCCGGTTGAGCGCGACCTGCACTTCCGTGCCGAGAAACGGCTGAGCGCCTACGCCCGAGACGCACGGCTGGCCGGACGCATCATCGTCTGA
- a CDS encoding DUF932 domain-containing protein has protein sequence MQLASRFANHSPALRADHPLSDDQIHRVAPSIFAEAPHESRSHRYAYIPTATVLTELRKEGFQPFMVCQTRVRDEGKREHTKHMLRLRHVSQINGAEANEIVLLNSHDGTSSYQMLAGLLRFVCSNGLVFGDTFADVRIPHKGDVAGQVIEGAYEVLHGFERVKESRDLMRGITLDDGESDVFARAALALKYDDPDKPAPITESQILMPRRFEDRHTDLWSVFNRTQENLTKGGLSGRSANGRRQQTRPVQGIDSDIRLNRALWLLADGMRQLKA, from the coding sequence ATGCAACTCGCATCCCGTTTCGCAAACCATTCCCCCGCATTGCGTGCCGACCATCCCCTGTCGGATGACCAGATTCACCGCGTAGCGCCTTCCATCTTCGCGGAGGCCCCGCATGAGAGCCGTTCACACCGGTACGCCTATATCCCCACGGCCACGGTCTTGACCGAGCTTCGAAAGGAGGGGTTTCAGCCCTTCATGGTGTGTCAAACCCGCGTGCGCGATGAAGGCAAGCGCGAGCACACCAAGCACATGCTGCGCCTGCGCCACGTCAGCCAGATCAACGGCGCGGAAGCTAACGAAATCGTGCTGCTGAACTCGCACGACGGCACGAGCAGCTATCAGATGTTGGCGGGATTGCTGCGCTTTGTTTGCAGCAATGGCCTTGTCTTTGGCGACACCTTTGCCGATGTGCGCATACCCCACAAAGGCGACGTGGCGGGCCAAGTCATTGAAGGCGCCTACGAGGTGCTGCACGGCTTCGAGCGGGTGAAGGAATCCCGCGACCTGATGCGCGGCATCACCTTGGACGATGGTGAATCGGACGTGTTCGCCCGCGCTGCGCTGGCCCTCAAGTACGACGACCCGGACAAGCCCGCCCCCATCACGGAATCGCAAATCCTGATGCCGCGCCGGTTTGAAGACCGCCACACGGATTTGTGGTCGGTCTTTAACCGCACCCAAGAAAACCTCACAAAAGGTGGCCTGTCCGGGCGCAGCGCCAACGGACGCCGCCAGCAGACCCGCCCCGTGCAGGGCATTGATTCAGACATTCGCCTCAATCGTGCCCTGTGGCTGCTGGCCGATGGCATGCGCCAGTTGAAAGCCTAA